TAAAGTCAACATCATTCAGCCAACTACACTGCATGTGAGATCTATGTTTTTGAGTTGCAGTCATCcagaaatataatttttaaaaatgcttgttCAATTTTACACAGCTTGGTATCAAATGGCAATCTGGAGATCTTGAACTTCATGATCAAGGAATGTCAGTTATTGTAAAATCAGGATCTCTTGTAACAGCCAATTGGCTTAGCTCTGTGGAAGCCCGGGAATATCTGGCAAGCATCTTACGCAAAaacaagaggaaaatgtttggtGAGTAAGGATTTATTAATGGTCACAAAGCATAGGGGTGTTTTTAACAACTATTTCTCTTCATATGAAGGCAGTAAAAGACTAGCTGGTCCTTTATAACTTTCTGCTCAGGAATTTGATTTGTTTAATTAATTTCCACAGTTTCTTTTATCCAGGAAGCATACCTTTTACTACCTAACATATTTTCAAAGTCCCCCTCCTAAATATAACCACTATGTAGAACACAGAGAGCTAATTTAATCCATATCCTCCCAGATTGGCCTTGTTGCTTATTTGGAAGTTGATGTGGTCTTCATAATTTTTTAGATGTATCCATGCTGTTTATATTAATTGAACACATGTATCTCTCCTTAGGAGCTAGAATCTTTATGATATTTCAGGTTTAGGAATACATTAGCTGAattgatttcagattttattgtcagagtacatacatgacatcacagattctttttcctgtgggcgaagatgaattccacttattggtagtgcaaaaaaaaagctgtatACAACGTACAcatttatacaaataaagaaatgtaaacaaactttagggagcaagaaaaaaaatgcaaaataagaatcctcttgattgagtttgttgttgagaagtttgatggtggaggggtagcagctgttcctgaacctggtggtgcgagtcttgtggcatctatacgtcttccctgatggcagcagtgagaacagagcgtgtggagtcttgatgattactgctgctctctgatggcagcgttccctgcagctattctcgatggtgggaagggttttgcctgtgatgtcctgggctgcgtccactaccttttgcagggctttctgttcaGGGGTATaggtgtccccaaaccagactgtgtcattggaattttaattttgaaatttagcTTTGCAGATTTGCTCAGGTTGAGGTATGGAATTAGTTCAGTTGATGTCAGGAGCAAATATGCTAATGTTGATATGAATGCGTTGGTCTCTAGGATTACTTGAGCGACCAGTGCTCTCCCCGCAGTCTGCTTCTGATATTGCCAGTTACAAGATCTTTCTGTCTGGGAAGAGCGGTgtgggaaaaacagcagcaattgcTAAGTTTACTGGTATGGAAATCCCCAGCCTTCATCATGAGACTACAGGTGAAGTCTTAGCTGATACCAGCTACATCTATAATGATAATGAGTATATTGCCATATTCATTGCATTGAATGTCTTGCcaaagctgaacaggtactttataaagaaaaaaaatgcgtGCTTTTTTGCGGTGTCAGCATTCCATGatcctgatagccattggaaagaaactgttcttcaggCTGAAGTTAGAggtaagaagaggttgtgactaggATGATGGGGGTTCTTTAAGATGTTGACTACCTTCTTGAAGCAGTGCCTCATACAGATGCCTTCAGATAAAAGGTCAGAGTCCCTGAAGGACCTGAAaatgtttgctactttctgccaCCTTCTGTGTTCCTGACCTAGTTAGAATTATCAAACTAGGTAATGGTGCAATCAGTCAACATGCTTTCCACAGTGCGCCTGAAGAAATTTGATTGAGATTTGAACAACATATCGAATTACCTCAGACTTCTTATTGAAACATATGCCTGCTGGACATGTATGCAGTCCTGTGTTTGCAGTAGGTGTAAGAATAGACACATGTTTGATTGCAGCTATTGACTCCAAGACAAGCAATTAGCAAAACGTAAAGATGTGTTGTCAGTGAATGAAATATCATTATATGCTTGCCATTACTGTGCCAGAATATATGTGAATAATTAGAACAGAGAATTTTGAAAATCCATTTGAAAGGTATCTGTAACTTTGTTTCTCTGAAATTTTGCATATTGTGAGCTTATGAAATTTTAGCTCTTCAAGAGGCCATGGATTATGATTTTTGTTAGTTTTCTCTCCAAATGTGCATTATCCTGAATTTTTTAAGATTAATTCATGAGATAATCACttgatcacacttggaatattgggttcagttctggttgcctcattacagaaaggatgtggaagctatggaaagggtgcagaagagatttaccagcgTGTTGCCTGGGTCGAAGAAcatgtctcatgaggcaaggttaaccgagggcttttctctttggagcaaaggaggacGAAAGATGACTttatagaggttgacaagattatgagaggcacacagataggatggacagtcagGGGGGTTAAGTAGCAaacagaggacatttgtacaaagtgaggggaggaaaatttagggaagacaacagaggtaatttttttttacagagagtcgtgggtgcctggaatgcattgccatgggtggtggtggaggttggtacaatagggggacttaaaagactcttagacaaatGGATGCAAGCAAaataggtgtgaggtagggaagattttGTTTTTTGAGCTGACTAAtatacaacatcatgggccgaagggcctgtactctgctgttatgttctatgtacaTAGAACATctagagcacaggaacaggccctttggcccatgggtCTGCATTGAACATAATGCCTAATTTTTGCTAAAGCCTTGCTGCCTGCACATATCCCTCTTTTCAccacatattcatgtgtctacctAGAAGCCTATTAAACAGTGctcttgtatctgcttccaccactgttcATGACAGcccgttccaggcacctaccactctctgtgtgcatATACTTCCCCTATTCTCTCCCACACCTTAAACGCATGTCCTTATATGACATTTTTACCCTAGGCAAAGGTTTCTGACTCTTTACCCTGCCTGCCTGTCTTTCATAACTTTATGCACCTCTATCAGTCACCCCTTAGCCTTTAGCACTCTAGAAAGGAACAAAACAAGTTTGTCCATACTCACCTTACACCTCATACTTTGTAATCGAGGCAATATTCAGGTAAatatgtaccctttccaaagcttctgtATGCTTTCTGTAATGGTGAGGCCAGAATTgcacataatattctaagtgtggcctaaTCAACGTTTTCTATAGCTTCAATGTGAATAGAGGACTGTACTATACTGGCTGCATTGAAATCCCAACATGGAGCAGGGCACTAATTATTGTTAAGGAGATGTCTTTTAAATCGGTAAGAGCATATTTCTTGGCATTCTGGTGAAAGATCTTGTTTCTTAAGAAGATAAAGTCTAATGTTTGTTTCAACTTAGGAATTGAGACGAGGACGGTTTACTGGCCAGGGAAGTTGGTGGAGACTGGGCGAGTGATCATGTTTCGTTTTCAATTCTGGGACTGCGGTGAAGCCTCCCTGAAGAAGTTTGACCACATTCTCACTGTAAGAAAGCATCATGAAATGTACAAAGAAATGTAACTTCAAGTACAGTCCTCATTTTAGCCACAACATGGAAAATAATAGCCAAACTTAAAAGAACTAATTTGGTAACTTGAAATGCTCTCAGACCTACCCTTCTTCCTCATGAAATGAAATAGTTTGCCCCACTCAACTTATCTTGTTAGACCTGGACTCTTCCTAGTCCTCCCTGTTTAGTCTCTTCCCATCTACATCAGGGACACCATGTCTGCTGTCCACCATTTCAACAACTTTCTCTTCCCAGGCACCCATCCCTTCATCTTCACCCAGTCTTTATACACCTCCATCCTTGGTTAGGAAGATCACAGGGCCCTTTCCTCCTCATGGAACAAAGATTCAACTAGCTCCCCGCCACTAACACTCTCATTCCCCTAACATAACTTATTATTACCCCGAATAACTTCTCATTTGATTCCTCTCACTTTCAACAAATCAAAGGTGTGGCCATAGGCATTCGCATGGCTACACGGAGCAACTCTGCTCTGGCACCAGCTCCCAACTCTTTCTTTGTGACATGAATGACTGGTGAGGTGCTTCGCTTTGCTGCCCTCAAATTCGCTTTGACCTTTTCCAACACCCTCTTTCTGAGTTTCTCTGAATATCATTCCCCTTTTGTTTATTTTGTCAATTGTTCTTAAATCTGCATTTGCATGGTTACCAATTCTCCTCCCAATGGAGCCAGTTTCTCCCTCTTTCTTTCAAAATAGTTTGAGTActgtttatcatcatctgattgtgcatATAAACAATGTCTCCAGACCGTGGTGTACGCACAAAAACCCATAATATACAGGACATAATGATCATAGAAATTATCAAATAAATGTACATCACTATTTGGAATAATTTACACGGTTACAGATTACTGTTCCtcaatctcacagtctgcagGAAGAAGTTAGTCCCCAGCCTGGTGACCcaattttgatgcttctgtaccacCTTCATGATGGtgggcttgatgaagggcccgaaacattggtgatgtatctttgcctttgctacataaaccttctaggtttctccagcatttgtgtgttttttctccttcaTGATGGTAGTGAGTTAAagatgctggatggaaagggtcttctataatttctTGAGTCTTATTTAGACAACACTCCTCATAAATGTCATCACTAGAGgaaaggaagactccagtgattatCTTGGCtgttccaatgatcctctcttgacttctggtctgaaGCGTTGCAGCTACtaaaccacacaatgatgcagccaaacaggacactctcaattctgCTCTTGTAAAAGTTTGTCAAGATGGGGGTGGGTAGcttcttgtccactttgagactcaggttgttgttctctcACCACTTTAcgagcctttcaacctcctctctgtaatgtgaattatcattgttgctgataaggccaaCCAGTGTTGTATCTTTTTCAAATTTGATTATTCTATTTGGAACGGAATCTGGTAGTGCAGTGTATTATGGGTTTTTGTGCGTACACCACGGTCTGGAGACATTGTTTAGATGCACAATCAGctgcatgaacaggagcaggacaagcaagtgcaccagtgctcagcatgtTGGGgattgaggttttgctgccaacctggacagactgtcgtctttcagtcaagaagtccagaatctaaTTGCAGAGAGTGGAGTTGGGTCCCAGTAAGGACAGTTTATCTACCAGCCTATGAGGTATGGTCATGTTGAACGCAaagctaaagtcaatgaacaacagcctggtatGAGGCATTGTTGTCTAggagggtcaggatggagtggaggatcaaggctattgcatcatctgtggacTGGTTTGGAtagtaggcaaactggaacaggtCCAATGTCACTGAAGGTACACTCTGATGAGTTCCATCACCAGctgctcaaagcacttcatgatcacAGACATCAGTGCTACTGGGCGGTTGTCATTTAGTCCATATACCATCGCTTTCTTGAGCACCGGGATGATGAtggctgccttgaat
Above is a genomic segment from Narcine bancroftii isolate sNarBan1 chromosome 2, sNarBan1.hap1, whole genome shotgun sequence containing:
- the cplane2 gene encoding ciliogenesis and planar polarity effector 2 isoform X2; its protein translation is MSVIVKSGSLVTANWLSSVEAREYLASILRKNKRKMFGLLERPVLSPQSASDIASYKIFLSGKSGVGKTAAIAKFTGMEIPSLHHETTGIETRTVYWPGKLVETGRVIMFRFQFWDCGEASLKKFDHILTACKDKADAVLFLFSFTDRSSFDDLPSQMSRILHDSEKIVKIIIGTKFDQYMYVDVTEREVRAFQQTWHLPAFKIKKFDTFL
- the cplane2 gene encoding ciliogenesis and planar polarity effector 2 isoform X1 produces the protein MSVIVKSGSLVTANWLSSVEAREYLASILRKNKRKMFGLLERPVLSPQSASDIASYKIFLSGKSGVGKTAAIAKFTGMEIPSLHHETTGIETRTVYWPGKLVETGRVIMFRFQFWDCGEASLKKFDHILTACKDKADAVLFLFSFTDRSSFDDLPSQMSRILHDSEKIVKIIIGTKFDQYMHADVTEREVCAFQQTWHLPAFKIKSVNGPRLSDGKTLDGKAGLLEVEHILNGMAEHLWYQDQVTAGLVPAPHHC